From a single Nymphaea colorata isolate Beijing-Zhang1983 unplaced genomic scaffold, ASM883128v2 scaffold0318, whole genome shotgun sequence genomic region:
- the LOC116244795 gene encoding uncharacterized protein LOC116244795: protein MIEESNKNERQEEIMRLNEVRARVREEGIDPTDFPKTETDKMFILNCLKNHFIFYNLSEKELDNVKDSMFLAEMPPNAEVFRQASLILLLEYFMSQEIVIRDLKPDNFIVDEKGYLKLVSFGSAKIINQHHKTNTVIGTPHYMAPEIILGKEYNELVDLWSVGVMLFEFMVGELPFGGNTENPYDIYESIIQGNVEFPRNFKDRRAKKLI, encoded by the exons ATGATAGAGGAATCTAATAAGAACGAACGTCAGGAGGAAATTATGCGATTGAACGAGGTCCGAGCGAGGGTGAGAGAAGAGGGCATCGATCCAACAGATTTCCCCAAAACTGAAACCGACAAAATGTTCATTCTAAACTGCCTCAAGAACCACTTCATCTTTTACAACCTCTCAGAGAAGGAACTGGACAACGTCAAGGATAGCATGTTCCTTGCTGAAATGCCACCCAACGCAGAAGTGTTCAGACAAG CATCTCTTATCTTGCTGCTGGAGTACTTTATGAGTCAAGAGATTGTTATCCGAGACCTCAAGCCTGACAACTTTATCGTGGATGAGAAAGGTTACCTAAAGCTTGTATCATTTGGCTCTGCTAAAATCATCAACCAGCATCATAAAACGAACACTGTCATCGGCACACCCCACTACATGGCGCCAGAAATCATCCTTGGCAAGGAGTATAATGAGCTGGTGGATTTGTGGTCTGTTGGAGTCATGCTGTTTGAGTTTATGGTCGGTGAACTCCCTTTCGGAGGCAATACTGAGAATCCTTACGACATCTACGAGAGCATCATTCAAGGAAATGTTGAATTCCCAAGGAACTTCAAGGACAGAAGGGctaaaaaattgatttaa